In Dendropsophus ebraccatus isolate aDenEbr1 chromosome 14, aDenEbr1.pat, whole genome shotgun sequence, the following proteins share a genomic window:
- the LOC138772977 gene encoding protein-glutamine gamma-glutamyltransferase E-like isoform X1, translated as MTALQLTNYDFHINENKSAHNCAAYIGNDLVVRRGQEFNISMTFNAPVQNGDRLTFIATLVTSSGGGSLLEYTFSDSSSGNSWAAKINANGSPSITVTLTTPADAVIGRYLLNVQTNGGTRRIGEFMMIFNPWAPGDSVYLADEAERQEYVLQEFGLICVGEASNQIAAPWNYGQFQENILYITFALLDSSLNFRRNAKEDIRQRSNPAYICRVLSAMVNSKDDNGVVGGNWSGDYSGGTNPSAWNGSTSILRSWNQKRQPVKFGQCWVFAGVLSTVSRAMGLPTRIITNYNSAHDTNGNLSVEEYYDVYGEPVMESDDSIWNFHCWNEAWMRRNDLDASYSGWQIFDSTPQEMSDGIYELGPTSQRAVKEGDVDKQYDTRFVFSEVNADVIKVVVQLNGRKAVGETDRTKVGQFICTKAVGTDSYINITNEYKYPEGSPEERQIYNKALGLIGMSAGFVAFSADGRSASNQRREAEVSGAISVPGSRKVGDDIEAILTLKNLTQKAKNVTVNISAAAIVYNKAVRRKIFNQSVTVTLSPNEGNGRGIPACLSCIPSKRKKKYEKEIPIKIAYSQYEKLLTTDNMINVTAVCQIEDWGDLLVENTIALNKPSLVTKALGPAVLGKPMGVEVKFTNPLPIPVKNCVLTAEGSGLIKSELKKSFEVLEPDQTMKVTLDIEPYVSGDKKLLMNFACDKFVDVKAFLSIIVTEMSL; from the exons CTCTCCAACTCACCAACTATGACTTTCATATAAATGAGAATAAGTCGGCTCACAACTGCGCAGCCTACATAGGAAATGACCTGGTCGTACGCAGGGGTCAAGAATTCAACATCTCGATGACCTTCAATGCACCTGTACAAAACGGAGATAGACTGACCTTTATAGCTACTCTCGTCACTTCATCAGGAG GTGGTTCCCTCCTCGAGTATACTTTCTCAGACTCTTCTTCAGGGAACAGCTGGGCAGCAAAAATAAACGCAAATGGATCACCCTCCATTACTGTGACTCTTACCACTCCGGCCGATGCCGTTATCGGACGCTACTTACTGAATGTGCAGACGAATGGAGGAACCAGACGCATCGGAGAGTTTATGATGATCTTCAATCCTTGGGCTCCAG GTGACAGCGTGTATCTAGCAGATGAAGCCGAGAGACAGGAATATGTTTTGCAAGAGTTTGGTCTTATTTGTGTTGGAGAAGCCTCAAATCAAATTGCAGCCCCCTGGAACTACGGACAG TTTCAGGAAAATATTCTGTATATTACTTTTGCCCTGTTGGATTCCAGTTTAAACTTTCGAAGGAACGCTAAGGAGGATATACGGCAGCGCAGTAACCCTGCCTATATCTGCAGGGTCCTCAGTGCTATG GTTAACAGTAAAGATGACAATGGAGTTGTAGGAGGGAACTGGAGCGGAGACTACTCTGGTGGCACAAACCCTAGTGCCTGGAATGGGAGCACCAGTATACTCAGGTCCTGGAATCAGAAGAGGCAGCCGGTGAAGTTTGGGCAATGCTGGGTGTTTGCCGGTGTCCTCTCTACAG TCAGCAGAGCAATGGGGTTACCCACTCGAATCATTACAAACTACAACTCTGCCCATGACACAAATGGCAACCTGAGTGTGGAGGAATActatgatgtgtatggggagccGGTGATGGAGAGTGATGACAGTATATG GAACTTCCATTGCTGGAATGAGGCTTGGATGAGGCGGAATGATCTCGATGCCAGTTACAGTGGATGGCAAATCTTTGATTCAACTCCACAAGAGATGAGCGATG GCATTTACGAACTGGGCCCCACATCTCAACGTGCAGTCAAGGAAGGCGATGTGGATAAGCAGTATGATACTCGCTTCGTGTTTTCGGAAGTAAATGCAGACGTGATAAAAGTGGTCGTGCAACTGAACGGAAGAAAAGCTGTCGGAGAGACGGATCGTACAAAAGTTGGACAATTCATCTGCACCAAGGCTGTGGGGACAGATAGTTACATCAACATCACAAATGAATACAAGTATCCTGAAG GTTCCCCAGAAGAGAGGCAAATATACAATAAAGCTCTGGGGTTGATCGGTATGAGCGCAGGATTTGTAGCCTTCTCTGCAGATGGTCGCTCCGCATCAAACCAAAGACGCGAGGCTGAGGTGTCTGGGGCCATATCAGTTCCGGGTTCCCGCAAGGTTGGAGATGACATCGAAGCCATCCTGACTCTCAAGAATTTAACCCAAAAAGCGAAAAACGTCACCGTCAATATCAGTGCCGCTGCCATCGTATACAACAAGGCTGTGAGGAGAAAGATCTTCAATCAATCGGTGACGGTGACTCTCAGCCCAAATGAAG GTAATGGGCGGGGAATCCCCGCTTGTTTGTCCTGCATCCCAAGCAAACGGAAAAAAAAGTAtg AGAAGGAAATCCCAATAAAGATTGCGTATTCCCAATATGAGAAATTGTTAACCACAGATAATATGATTAATGTGACGGCTGTATGTCAGATAGAAGACTGGGGCGATCTGTTAGTAGAAAATACCATTGCCTTGAACAAACCATCTCTTGTAACTAAG GCTTTAGGGCCAGCTGTATTAGGAAAACCAATGGGCGTGGAGGTGAAATTTACTAATCCTCTGCCCATCCCTGTGAAGAACTGTGTGCTGACCGCAGAGGGCAGCGGCTTGATAAAAAGCGAATTAAAGAAAAG TTTTGAGGTCCTGGAACCCGATCAGACGATGAAAGTCACTTTGGACATTGAACCTTACGTGTCTGGGGATAAGAAGCTGCTGATGAACTTCGCATGTGATAAGTTTGTTGATGTCAAGGCCTTCCTATCTATCATTGTGACTGAGATGTCGTTATAG
- the LOC138772977 gene encoding protein-glutamine gamma-glutamyltransferase E-like isoform X2, with protein sequence MTALQLTNYDFHINENKSAHNCAAYIGNDLVVRRGQEFNISMTFNAPVQNGDRLTFIATLVTSSGGGSLLEYTFSDSSSGNSWAAKINANGSPSITVTLTTPADAVIGRYLLNVQTNGGTRRIGEFMMIFNPWAPGDSVYLADEAERQEYVLQEFGLICVGEASNQIAAPWNYGQFQENILYITFALLDSSLNFRRNAKEDIRQRSNPAYICRVLSAMVNSKDDNGVVGGNWSGDYSGGTNPSAWNGSTSILRSWNQKRQPVKFGQCWVFAGVLSTVSRAMGLPTRIITNYNSAHDTNGNLSVEEYYDVYGEPVMESDDSIWNFHCWNEAWMRRNDLDASYSGWQIFDSTPQEMSDGIYELGPTSQRAVKEGDVDKQYDTRFVFSEVNADVIKVVVQLNGRKAVGETDRTKVGQFICTKAVGTDSYINITNEYKYPEGSPEERQIYNKALGLIGMSAGFVAFSADGRSASNQRREAEVSGAISVPGSRKVGDDIEAILTLKNLTQKAKNVTVNISAAAIVYNKAVRRKIFNQSVTVTLSPNEEKEIPIKIAYSQYEKLLTTDNMINVTAVCQIEDWGDLLVENTIALNKPSLVTKALGPAVLGKPMGVEVKFTNPLPIPVKNCVLTAEGSGLIKSELKKSFEVLEPDQTMKVTLDIEPYVSGDKKLLMNFACDKFVDVKAFLSIIVTEMSL encoded by the exons CTCTCCAACTCACCAACTATGACTTTCATATAAATGAGAATAAGTCGGCTCACAACTGCGCAGCCTACATAGGAAATGACCTGGTCGTACGCAGGGGTCAAGAATTCAACATCTCGATGACCTTCAATGCACCTGTACAAAACGGAGATAGACTGACCTTTATAGCTACTCTCGTCACTTCATCAGGAG GTGGTTCCCTCCTCGAGTATACTTTCTCAGACTCTTCTTCAGGGAACAGCTGGGCAGCAAAAATAAACGCAAATGGATCACCCTCCATTACTGTGACTCTTACCACTCCGGCCGATGCCGTTATCGGACGCTACTTACTGAATGTGCAGACGAATGGAGGAACCAGACGCATCGGAGAGTTTATGATGATCTTCAATCCTTGGGCTCCAG GTGACAGCGTGTATCTAGCAGATGAAGCCGAGAGACAGGAATATGTTTTGCAAGAGTTTGGTCTTATTTGTGTTGGAGAAGCCTCAAATCAAATTGCAGCCCCCTGGAACTACGGACAG TTTCAGGAAAATATTCTGTATATTACTTTTGCCCTGTTGGATTCCAGTTTAAACTTTCGAAGGAACGCTAAGGAGGATATACGGCAGCGCAGTAACCCTGCCTATATCTGCAGGGTCCTCAGTGCTATG GTTAACAGTAAAGATGACAATGGAGTTGTAGGAGGGAACTGGAGCGGAGACTACTCTGGTGGCACAAACCCTAGTGCCTGGAATGGGAGCACCAGTATACTCAGGTCCTGGAATCAGAAGAGGCAGCCGGTGAAGTTTGGGCAATGCTGGGTGTTTGCCGGTGTCCTCTCTACAG TCAGCAGAGCAATGGGGTTACCCACTCGAATCATTACAAACTACAACTCTGCCCATGACACAAATGGCAACCTGAGTGTGGAGGAATActatgatgtgtatggggagccGGTGATGGAGAGTGATGACAGTATATG GAACTTCCATTGCTGGAATGAGGCTTGGATGAGGCGGAATGATCTCGATGCCAGTTACAGTGGATGGCAAATCTTTGATTCAACTCCACAAGAGATGAGCGATG GCATTTACGAACTGGGCCCCACATCTCAACGTGCAGTCAAGGAAGGCGATGTGGATAAGCAGTATGATACTCGCTTCGTGTTTTCGGAAGTAAATGCAGACGTGATAAAAGTGGTCGTGCAACTGAACGGAAGAAAAGCTGTCGGAGAGACGGATCGTACAAAAGTTGGACAATTCATCTGCACCAAGGCTGTGGGGACAGATAGTTACATCAACATCACAAATGAATACAAGTATCCTGAAG GTTCCCCAGAAGAGAGGCAAATATACAATAAAGCTCTGGGGTTGATCGGTATGAGCGCAGGATTTGTAGCCTTCTCTGCAGATGGTCGCTCCGCATCAAACCAAAGACGCGAGGCTGAGGTGTCTGGGGCCATATCAGTTCCGGGTTCCCGCAAGGTTGGAGATGACATCGAAGCCATCCTGACTCTCAAGAATTTAACCCAAAAAGCGAAAAACGTCACCGTCAATATCAGTGCCGCTGCCATCGTATACAACAAGGCTGTGAGGAGAAAGATCTTCAATCAATCGGTGACGGTGACTCTCAGCCCAAATGAAG AGAAGGAAATCCCAATAAAGATTGCGTATTCCCAATATGAGAAATTGTTAACCACAGATAATATGATTAATGTGACGGCTGTATGTCAGATAGAAGACTGGGGCGATCTGTTAGTAGAAAATACCATTGCCTTGAACAAACCATCTCTTGTAACTAAG GCTTTAGGGCCAGCTGTATTAGGAAAACCAATGGGCGTGGAGGTGAAATTTACTAATCCTCTGCCCATCCCTGTGAAGAACTGTGTGCTGACCGCAGAGGGCAGCGGCTTGATAAAAAGCGAATTAAAGAAAAG TTTTGAGGTCCTGGAACCCGATCAGACGATGAAAGTCACTTTGGACATTGAACCTTACGTGTCTGGGGATAAGAAGCTGCTGATGAACTTCGCATGTGATAAGTTTGTTGATGTCAAGGCCTTCCTATCTATCATTGTGACTGAGATGTCGTTATAG
- the LOC138772977 gene encoding protein-glutamine gamma-glutamyltransferase E-like isoform X3 — translation MTFNAPVQNGDRLTFIATLVTSSGGGSLLEYTFSDSSSGNSWAAKINANGSPSITVTLTTPADAVIGRYLLNVQTNGGTRRIGEFMMIFNPWAPGDSVYLADEAERQEYVLQEFGLICVGEASNQIAAPWNYGQFQENILYITFALLDSSLNFRRNAKEDIRQRSNPAYICRVLSAMVNSKDDNGVVGGNWSGDYSGGTNPSAWNGSTSILRSWNQKRQPVKFGQCWVFAGVLSTVSRAMGLPTRIITNYNSAHDTNGNLSVEEYYDVYGEPVMESDDSIWNFHCWNEAWMRRNDLDASYSGWQIFDSTPQEMSDGIYELGPTSQRAVKEGDVDKQYDTRFVFSEVNADVIKVVVQLNGRKAVGETDRTKVGQFICTKAVGTDSYINITNEYKYPEGSPEERQIYNKALGLIGMSAGFVAFSADGRSASNQRREAEVSGAISVPGSRKVGDDIEAILTLKNLTQKAKNVTVNISAAAIVYNKAVRRKIFNQSVTVTLSPNEGNGRGIPACLSCIPSKRKKKYEKEIPIKIAYSQYEKLLTTDNMINVTAVCQIEDWGDLLVENTIALNKPSLVTKALGPAVLGKPMGVEVKFTNPLPIPVKNCVLTAEGSGLIKSELKKSFEVLEPDQTMKVTLDIEPYVSGDKKLLMNFACDKFVDVKAFLSIIVTEMSL, via the exons ATGACCTTCAATGCACCTGTACAAAACGGAGATAGACTGACCTTTATAGCTACTCTCGTCACTTCATCAGGAG GTGGTTCCCTCCTCGAGTATACTTTCTCAGACTCTTCTTCAGGGAACAGCTGGGCAGCAAAAATAAACGCAAATGGATCACCCTCCATTACTGTGACTCTTACCACTCCGGCCGATGCCGTTATCGGACGCTACTTACTGAATGTGCAGACGAATGGAGGAACCAGACGCATCGGAGAGTTTATGATGATCTTCAATCCTTGGGCTCCAG GTGACAGCGTGTATCTAGCAGATGAAGCCGAGAGACAGGAATATGTTTTGCAAGAGTTTGGTCTTATTTGTGTTGGAGAAGCCTCAAATCAAATTGCAGCCCCCTGGAACTACGGACAG TTTCAGGAAAATATTCTGTATATTACTTTTGCCCTGTTGGATTCCAGTTTAAACTTTCGAAGGAACGCTAAGGAGGATATACGGCAGCGCAGTAACCCTGCCTATATCTGCAGGGTCCTCAGTGCTATG GTTAACAGTAAAGATGACAATGGAGTTGTAGGAGGGAACTGGAGCGGAGACTACTCTGGTGGCACAAACCCTAGTGCCTGGAATGGGAGCACCAGTATACTCAGGTCCTGGAATCAGAAGAGGCAGCCGGTGAAGTTTGGGCAATGCTGGGTGTTTGCCGGTGTCCTCTCTACAG TCAGCAGAGCAATGGGGTTACCCACTCGAATCATTACAAACTACAACTCTGCCCATGACACAAATGGCAACCTGAGTGTGGAGGAATActatgatgtgtatggggagccGGTGATGGAGAGTGATGACAGTATATG GAACTTCCATTGCTGGAATGAGGCTTGGATGAGGCGGAATGATCTCGATGCCAGTTACAGTGGATGGCAAATCTTTGATTCAACTCCACAAGAGATGAGCGATG GCATTTACGAACTGGGCCCCACATCTCAACGTGCAGTCAAGGAAGGCGATGTGGATAAGCAGTATGATACTCGCTTCGTGTTTTCGGAAGTAAATGCAGACGTGATAAAAGTGGTCGTGCAACTGAACGGAAGAAAAGCTGTCGGAGAGACGGATCGTACAAAAGTTGGACAATTCATCTGCACCAAGGCTGTGGGGACAGATAGTTACATCAACATCACAAATGAATACAAGTATCCTGAAG GTTCCCCAGAAGAGAGGCAAATATACAATAAAGCTCTGGGGTTGATCGGTATGAGCGCAGGATTTGTAGCCTTCTCTGCAGATGGTCGCTCCGCATCAAACCAAAGACGCGAGGCTGAGGTGTCTGGGGCCATATCAGTTCCGGGTTCCCGCAAGGTTGGAGATGACATCGAAGCCATCCTGACTCTCAAGAATTTAACCCAAAAAGCGAAAAACGTCACCGTCAATATCAGTGCCGCTGCCATCGTATACAACAAGGCTGTGAGGAGAAAGATCTTCAATCAATCGGTGACGGTGACTCTCAGCCCAAATGAAG GTAATGGGCGGGGAATCCCCGCTTGTTTGTCCTGCATCCCAAGCAAACGGAAAAAAAAGTAtg AGAAGGAAATCCCAATAAAGATTGCGTATTCCCAATATGAGAAATTGTTAACCACAGATAATATGATTAATGTGACGGCTGTATGTCAGATAGAAGACTGGGGCGATCTGTTAGTAGAAAATACCATTGCCTTGAACAAACCATCTCTTGTAACTAAG GCTTTAGGGCCAGCTGTATTAGGAAAACCAATGGGCGTGGAGGTGAAATTTACTAATCCTCTGCCCATCCCTGTGAAGAACTGTGTGCTGACCGCAGAGGGCAGCGGCTTGATAAAAAGCGAATTAAAGAAAAG TTTTGAGGTCCTGGAACCCGATCAGACGATGAAAGTCACTTTGGACATTGAACCTTACGTGTCTGGGGATAAGAAGCTGCTGATGAACTTCGCATGTGATAAGTTTGTTGATGTCAAGGCCTTCCTATCTATCATTGTGACTGAGATGTCGTTATAG